TTTATCAGAAAAAGAGTTAGAAAATATCATTCGAAACTGTAAGGTTTGCTATCTATCGATGGTAGATTTAAATGGAAAACCATATGTTGTTCCAATGAATTTTGGATATGAGAATCATACATTGTTTTTTCACGGGTATGGTGAGGGGAAAAAGATTCAGATTTTAAAAATAAACCCAAATGTTTGCATAGCCTTTAGCACAAGTGAAGAATTAGTTTGGCAACACGAAGACGTGGCTTGTAGCTATTTCATGAAATATAAAAGTGTTCTTGTTGAAGGAAAGGTTTATTTCGTTGAGGATTTGGAAGAAAAAAGAAAAATTCTCAACATTATCATGAAACATTATACAGGAAGGGATAATTTTCAGTATAATATTCCTGCACTTAAAAATGTGTGTGTGTTTTACGTTCCCATTGAAAAAATACAAGGACGAGCATTAAAGTATTGATTATTTTTCCAAAATCCATAAGTGTGAATCATTTAAAACTTTTTTCAATTTATTGATTTCTTGAATGGCTTCTGCTTTGTTGTCGAAAGAAATAAGAGATACCCTAAAAGTTCCTGTAGATGATAAGCCAATGATTTCAGCATTTTTAAAACCTTTTGCTATCACCTCATCTCTATATTTTTCAGCATTTTTTAAAAAAACAAAGCTGCCGCCAATGATATGCCATTTTGGTTTGCGGGGTAATAAAACATCACTGTTCGAAACATTTTGCACAACATCTTGTTGACCTGGAAGAAAACCAACCACCTTAAATTCAACACGACGATTAAGTTGCCGTCCTTCTTCGGTTTCGTTCGTGGCAATAGGTTGATAAAACCCATATCCCTTGTATGAAAGTCTCTGACTTTCAACTCCTGCAGCAATAAGATAATCAACCACAGCTTTAGCTCGCTCGTAAGAAAGTTTTAAATTATATTCCTCTGACCCACGATTATCTGTATGACCTGAAACTTCAATTTTAATTGATGGCATTGTCTTTAATAAAGAAACTAAACGATCCAACTCGTTTTTAGATTCTGGGCGCAACGTTGCTTTGTCGTAATCAAAATAAATATTTCGCAAAACAAATCTGTCACCAATCCTTTCTCCAACATTAATTCGGTCAATAATAGTATCGGGCTTAACTTGAACAAATATGTTTCCCAAAAAATAAGGTCGTTGAAAACTTAAACTATCATACACATCGGAGGGAATTTCAAATTCATCTTCGATACGCAAACCAAAATCCGTTGTTAATTCCAATTTGTACTTTTTACCCACAGGGAGATTCATGGCATATTCACCTGTTTCTTTATCTGAGTAGGTTTGAGCTACCAACTCTCCAGTTTGAGCATTATATGCTCGGAGATAAGTTGGAATAGGTTTGTTATTAATAGTATCCATAATCTTACCATGCAACGTAACCATGTTTTTCATTTCTTCAAGTTGTTCGATGGCGTAAATATCCCAGCTTCCTTTTCCATCTGGTTGATTGGTTGCATAAAATGCCAACTTTCCATCCTGAGTTGGGAAAAAGAAAACATCGTCTCCAGTAGTGTTGATAGGATAACCAACATTGATAGGTTTAGACCATTGACCTGATTTATCATCATATGTGACATAGAAAATATCGTAGCCTCCCATGGTTTCGTGCCCTTTAGAGCTAAAGTAAATAGTTTTCCCATCAGCCAGAATAAAAGGCGAATCTTCATCATATTCAGTGTTAAGGCTTGGACCGGCATTGACTGGTTTTGACCATTTGTTATGGCCTAATCTTTTTGAAATCCAAATGTCTTTACCTCCATATCCACCAGGACGATTAGAAACAAAATATAATGTTTGTCCATCGGGACTTAAACAAGCATGGTTTTCATAATACTTCGAATTGATTTCTTGGGCTAGTTTTTCAGGAGCAGACCATTTACCATCAGCCCACGTACTCATATAAATATTACCATCTCCTTTATCGCTCTTGTAAATGAAAAGATATTTTCCATCCCAGGATATACTGATAGAAGCTTCGTGGTTTGGAGTGTTAACACTTCCAGGTAAAGATCTGACATTGGATGCCTTAAAACTCTTAGGGTCAAAGTCAGCTATGTATATGTCCTCGAAGAACATACCTTTTTCATCTTTTCTTCCACCTGTTGTTTCAGGACGCCGGGAAGTAAAAATGATATATGAAAGATCGGGGGCCATCACTGGTGCATATTCAGGATAAGCTGTATTTAAATCTCTAATAAGAGTCCTTCGAATCTTTAAAGGATATTTCATGATTTTTTTTGCATTCAAAGCAGTTTGAATTAAATAATCTGTTTCTTTAATCCACTCTTTATCTTCAACCGTTAAATAGTATTTGAATCGATTGAGATATTCGATGGCCCTGTCAAAACTATCTTTTCGTAAATATGATTTGCCTAAAAAATAAAATGTAAATACTGAAGCTGTTTTTTCCTTAAAATCACCATAATAATCCGCTGATACATTTTGAGCTGCCCTATTAAGATACTCAATGGCTCGATTCTTATTTTCATCCACAAAATAATAACTTAGCCCCAACAAAAATTGAATATTTGAATTGTTAGGAACCATGCTGTCCAACTTTAAAAGTATGGGAATAGCCTCATTGTAATTTTCGTAGAAAATATATGTATCAGCTAATTCGTATAGTTTCTTAAAACGAGCATTAAATTGTGAAGTTGATGGGAGAGCGATAACGATGAAAGCAATACATAACAATTTATTCATTTTTTTTTGCAAAATTAAGAGTTTTGTAATTTAAAAAAGTTCTATAATTTTGCAAATCTCAGACGGGGCATAGCGTAGTCCGGCTAGCGCGCCTGCTTTGGGAGCAGGAGGTCGCAGGTTCAAATCCTGCTGCCCCGACGATCCGGTCTCGTAGCTCAGCTGGATAGAGCAGCAGCCTTCTAAGCTGCGGGTCGCAGGTTCGAATCCTGCCGGGATCACATGAATTCTTCTGATATTTTGAAATTGATTGGGCGAACTCCTTTAGTTGAATTAAAAAAAATTCAAGTATCGAACAGTGTTAGGGTTTTCTGTAAGCTCGAATACTTTAACCCCGGTAAAAGTGTTAAAGATCGTGCTGCTTTTTTCATGATTGAAGGCGCTTATTCTAAAGGATTGTTATCATCTTCAAGTTACATTGTTGAACCAACGAGTGGAAACACCGGCATTGGTCTTGCTTGGATTTGTGCAACCCGAAAAATACCTCTTGTTCTTGTCATGCCGGAACACATGAGTGAAGAAAGAAAAAAACTCCTCAAATACTTGGGAGCTCAGCTCATACTAACTCCCAAAGAAAAAGGCATGAAAGGGGCTGTTGAAAAAGTACAGGATATTGTTCAATCTGACCCAAAAGCTGTCTTTCTTAATCAATTCAACAATTCCGATAACGTGCGAGCACATTATACTACCACTGGAGTGGAAATCTGGGAGGATCTTGGTAATCAGATTGATGTATTGGTAGCAGGAGTAGGAACTGCAGGAACTATAGTTGGTGTATCCACATTTATTAAAGAACGAAAAAAAATTCATGTTTTTGCTGTTGAACCCTTAGAAAGTCCTGTTCTTTCGGGCGGAAAGCCAGGACCTCACAATATTCCTGGTATCGGAGCTGGTTTTATTCCCGGTAATTACATCCCTTCACTTGTTGATGAAATAATTACTGTTCCTTCAGAGGAAGCTTTGAAAACTGCAAAAACTTTGGCTTTGATCGAAGGAATACCATCAGGAATTTCCGGAGGAGCAAACGTTTGGGCAGCTTTACAAGTAGCTAATAGACCTGAATTCAAAAATAAAACCATCGTTACCTTTATTCCAGATTTTATCGAAAGATATTTATCTGTTATCTTATAAGTAAACCTTCATCATTATTTTAAATTACGAGAAATGATATGCAACTAACATATGAATAACGACTCTATTATGCACTAACAAAAAACCATACATTTTTTGTAGGAAAAAATCCCTATCCAATTACCTCCATTTTCTTGCATCAATACAGCATAAATTACACTAAAAATCAGTCATTGCGGACAGTTTCATATAACAAAACAAACCCAACTCAATCATAACTAACTTCACTGATTTCAGTCATTTAAAGCAAACAAAATATCTCAAACATCTTGTTATTGACATGCATTTAAAAAATTATTCTCATGCTCATTGTCACAATAGAAACTTAATAGAAATTTATGTATTTTAATATAACCCCAAAATATTTACCCCTAATTTTTTTAAGAAAATTTTTTTTCTTTTTCCTTCTTTGCAAATTATGTTACACCATTTTCAGAAAATTATTACCCATCCTACTCAAAAAAATTATTTATTTGTTTACCTTTTCCCCATAACTTATTTAATAAACAAAATTTGTTTAACTCACTTTAATTTCGAAACAAGTTTGAAACAAAAAAATTCACTCTTATCTTTCTCATGGAAACTTTTTTCATTCTGAATTGCTATGTAAGTATATTTTCACATGCACAAAAGCAATCCTCATGAGTCCTGACCCCCCAGATAAGTAGAATAAATCAATTTCTTTCCATTTTTATGTATTTTGGTAACAAAAACATCATTAAATCCTTTCATCATTTTTTGATATGCTCCAACTGTGACATCAAAAGTCCTTGATCTAGTACAACCTGCTACATATGCATTACCTGTCCCATCAATAGCTATACCCCAACTCCATTCATCACTATCTCCACCTAAATAAGTAGAATATATTAAGCCTGTTCCTAAAATGTTCAACTTCGTAACAAAAACATCTTTATCTCCTCCTCCATGTTTTCTTTCATATGCTTTTGAGGTTACATCAAAATCGTTCGATTCAGTAAAACCTGTTATGAAGACAAAACCAGCATTATTTACGGCTATATCAGAACTCCATTCATTGCCGTTTCCACCTAAATAGGTAGAATACACCAACTCAGTACCTACATTGTTAAGCTTCGTAATAAAAGCATCATATCCTCCCGCATTCTTTTCTTGATATGCTCCTTTTGTTACATCGAAATCCGTCGATTCAGTAAAACCCGTTACATATGCATAACCCTTATCGTCCACTGTGATACCCCAACCCCATTCATTTCCACTTCCTCCTAAATAAGTAGAATACACCAAACTTGTACCATCACTATTTAGCTTCGTCACAAACACATCATATTTCTCTCCTCCATGCTTCACCTGATACGCCCCCACAGTCACGTCAAAATCTACCGATTTCGTCCATCCCGT
This region of Bacteroidales bacterium genomic DNA includes:
- the cysK gene encoding cysteine synthase A — encoded protein: MNSSDILKLIGRTPLVELKKIQVSNSVRVFCKLEYFNPGKSVKDRAAFFMIEGAYSKGLLSSSSYIVEPTSGNTGIGLAWICATRKIPLVLVMPEHMSEERKKLLKYLGAQLILTPKEKGMKGAVEKVQDIVQSDPKAVFLNQFNNSDNVRAHYTTTGVEIWEDLGNQIDVLVAGVGTAGTIVGVSTFIKERKKIHVFAVEPLESPVLSGGKPGPHNIPGIGAGFIPGNYIPSLVDEIITVPSEEALKTAKTLALIEGIPSGISGGANVWAALQVANRPEFKNKTIVTFIPDFIERYLSVIL
- a CDS encoding pyridoxamine 5'-phosphate oxidase family protein, encoding MGRLRTNLSEKELENIIRNCKVCYLSMVDLNGKPYVVPMNFGYENHTLFFHGYGEGKKIQILKINPNVCIAFSTSEELVWQHEDVACSYFMKYKSVLVEGKVYFVEDLEEKRKILNIIMKHYTGRDNFQYNIPALKNVCVFYVPIEKIQGRALKY
- a CDS encoding OmpA family protein; translation: MNKLLCIAFIVIALPSTSQFNARFKKLYELADTYIFYENYNEAIPILLKLDSMVPNNSNIQFLLGLSYYFVDENKNRAIEYLNRAAQNVSADYYGDFKEKTASVFTFYFLGKSYLRKDSFDRAIEYLNRFKYYLTVEDKEWIKETDYLIQTALNAKKIMKYPLKIRRTLIRDLNTAYPEYAPVMAPDLSYIIFTSRRPETTGGRKDEKGMFFEDIYIADFDPKSFKASNVRSLPGSVNTPNHEASISISWDGKYLFIYKSDKGDGNIYMSTWADGKWSAPEKLAQEINSKYYENHACLSPDGQTLYFVSNRPGGYGGKDIWISKRLGHNKWSKPVNAGPSLNTEYDEDSPFILADGKTIYFSSKGHETMGGYDIFYVTYDDKSGQWSKPINVGYPINTTGDDVFFFPTQDGKLAFYATNQPDGKGSWDIYAIEQLEEMKNMVTLHGKIMDTINNKPIPTYLRAYNAQTGELVAQTYSDKETGEYAMNLPVGKKYKLELTTDFGLRIEDEFEIPSDVYDSLSFQRPYFLGNIFVQVKPDTIIDRINVGERIGDRFVLRNIYFDYDKATLRPESKNELDRLVSLLKTMPSIKIEVSGHTDNRGSEEYNLKLSYERAKAVVDYLIAAGVESQRLSYKGYGFYQPIATNETEEGRQLNRRVEFKVVGFLPGQQDVVQNVSNSDVLLPRKPKWHIIGGSFVFLKNAEKYRDEVIAKGFKNAEIIGLSSTGTFRVSLISFDNKAEAIQEINKLKKVLNDSHLWILEK